From Bacteroidales bacterium:
GGAAGGAAAATGCTGCACGTTTCCAGAGCTCTGCCCGGGGAATTCGCATGGCTGAAGTGCCGGACGAACTTTTCCATGCGGCAATAAAAAAAGTTGTTCAATTAAATATTGACTTTGTTCCTCCTTATGGTACAGGGGCAACATTGTATATACGTCCGCTTTTGATTGGTACCGGAGCTGAGGTAGGGGTAAAGCCGGCAAATGAATATCTTTTTCTGGTTTTTGTAACACCTGTGGGTCCGTATTTTAAAGGAGGGTTCAAGCCGGTGGATGTAATGATTTGCCGCGACTATGACAGAGCTGCCCCCCTGGGCACCGGAAACATCAAGGTAGGAGGGAATTATGCCGCCAGCCTCAGATCGCTTCAGCAGGCTCAGGAAGCAGGTTATTCCACAGCGCTTTATCTTGATGCCAAAGAAAAAAAATATATTGATGAATGCGGGCCTGCCAATTTCTTTGCCATCAGAAACAATACCTATATTACTCCTGATTCACGGTCGATTTTGCCTTCCATTACCAACAAGAGCCTGAAGGAACTGGCGGTACACCTGGGGTTGAAGGTGGAGTGTCGTCCCGTTCCGCTCGAAGAACTACCGACATTTGAAGAAGCCGGAGAATGTGGTACTGCGGCAGTAATTACTCCCATTGATAAAATTTTTGATCCGCAAACGGGTACGATTTATTCATTCTGTAAAAACGGACAACCAGGGCCGGTGTCAACGATGCTGTACAGGAATCTTACCGGAATACAGTTTGGAGAAGAACCGGACCCGTTTGGTTGGATGGAAATTATCGACTAAATTTGCCGTCCGATTCCGGACTTCATGAAGACAACCGAAACGCGTGCCAGCCGTCGCCGGCTTCGCAGTTCTTATGTTACATCGGTTATCAGCATTATGCTGTTGCTGTTAATGCTGGGTTTACTGGGTTTTGTAATTCTCAACACCCGGAAGATAACTGATTATGTGCGCCAGAACATCGGGTTCAGCATCATGTTTTCCGAAACAGCAAGGGAAAGCGACATTCTTCGGCTTCAGAAATATATTGATGCCCAGCCCTACACCAAAAGCACCCGTTTTATCCCGCCCGAAGAGGCCATGAAAGAACTGGAGAAAGAGCTGGGAGAAGACTTCCTTGCTTTTCTGGGCTACAATCCGCTACAGCCTATCATTGAGGTAAAAATTCATCCGGATTGGGCAGTGACGGACAGTCTGGAAAAAATAGTGCGTTATATGGGAACCCAGCCGGGAGTTCAACAGACTTACTATGAGCAGTCACTCCTGGAAAAGGTCAATCAGAATATCAGAAAAATCAGCATTTTTATGTTGTCTTTTACCGGATTGCTTTTCCTTATCTCGTTGGCCCTCATCAACAATACGATACGCCTTGCTGTTTATTCAAAGAGGTTTCTGATACGTACCATGCAACTGGTAGGTGCTACCGATTCCTTCATCCGAA
This genomic window contains:
- a CDS encoding branched-chain amino acid aminotransferase — protein: MEELNWAQLPFGYHKTHYNVRCYYRNGKWGELEVSSSEFISVHMAATCLHYGQEAFEGMKAYRGKDGHIRLFRWKENAARFQSSARGIRMAEVPDELFHAAIKKVVQLNIDFVPPYGTGATLYIRPLLIGTGAEVGVKPANEYLFLVFVTPVGPYFKGGFKPVDVMICRDYDRAAPLGTGNIKVGGNYAASLRSLQQAQEAGYSTALYLDAKEKKYIDECGPANFFAIRNNTYITPDSRSILPSITNKSLKELAVHLGLKVECRPVPLEELPTFEEAGECGTAAVITPIDKIFDPQTGTIYSFCKNGQPGPVSTMLYRNLTGIQFGEEPDPFGWMEIID
- a CDS encoding cell division protein FtsX, coding for MKTTETRASRRRLRSSYVTSVISIMLLLLMLGLLGFVILNTRKITDYVRQNIGFSIMFSETARESDILRLQKYIDAQPYTKSTRFIPPEEAMKELEKELGEDFLAFLGYNPLQPIIEVKIHPDWAVTDSLEKIVRYMGTQPGVQQTYYEQSLLEKVNQNIRKISIFMLSFTGLLFLISLALINNTIRLAVYSKRFLIRTMQLVGATDSFIRRPFVLRSMLHGLYAGLAASAVLTLIIYYGTRDFEDIYELFDVRIMALLYPVLIGIGVVMNAISSFFSVNRYLRMNKDELYF